The Myxococcales bacterium genomic sequence ACCCGGGATCGGCGAGATCATCGGCGGCAGCCAGCGCGAGGAGCGGCTCGACGTGCTCGATGCGCGTCTCGAGGCGCTGGCGCTTCCCAAGTCCGAGTACTGGTGGTACCGCGATCTGCGCCGCTATGGCACGGTCGCCCACGCGGGCTTCGGCTTGGGCTTCGAACGGGCCATCCAGTATGCCACCGGCATCGAGAACATTCGTGACGTGATCCCGTTTCCGCGCGCACCCAAGCAAGCGGACTTCTAAGAGGGAAAGAGCGATAGCATGAGCCTTCCGGGATCCGCCGAAGACGCATCTTTTCTCCGTGCGTTCGCCCAAACCAAGGGGTTTTTGCTCGGGCGCCCCGTTCACCCCGTCGTGGCGCCGGATGGCCAAGCGGTCCTGTTCCTTCGAAGCGAGGCGCGTTCGAGCCGACACGATCTCTTCGAGTACGACGTCGCCACGGGGCGTACACGTCTTCTGTGTACGGCCGCCCAACTGCAAGGAGGCGAGCGCCCGCTTTCCGAGGCCGAAAAGGCGCGCCGAGAGCGCCAGCGGATCACCGACACGGGCCTCGTGAGCTTCGCACTTTCCCCCGACGCGCGCTGGGTGCTCTTGCCGCTGGCCGGCGCGCTTTACGGCGTGTCCCGCGACAGCGGCGAGACGTGGTCGCTGTTGCCCGCCGATCACCCTCCCGTCATGGACGCGCGGTTTTCGCCGACCGGCGATGCCCTGGCGTTCGTCTGCAACCACGACCTGTGGCGCCTTCCCCTGACGGCCCGGGGTCTTCCCCCGGTGCGCCTCACGACAGGGGGGGCGCCCGACCACGCCTTTGGCCTGCCGGAATTCGTGGCCCAGGAAGAGATGCACCGCTTCGAGGGGACCTGGTATTCCCCGCAGGGCGACAAGCTCCTGGTGTCGTTGGTCGACGAACGCGAGGTGGAGCGCTTCGTGATCGCCGATCCCGCACATCCGGAGCGAGCCCCCCACAGCTTTCGCTACCCACGCCCTGGAAAGGCGAACGCCCGGGTGACGCTTCACATCCTGGACGCCGAGGGCCGGGAGCCGCCGGTACCCGTGGTCTGGGATCACGAGCGGTTCCCTTACCTGGCCAGGGTCTCCTGGCACGCGGCCGAAGCCCCTCCGTTGCTTTGGGTGCAATCCCGTGACCAACGGGAGGCGGCGCTGCTGCTCGTCGACGTCGCGAGCGGACGCACACACGTTGCCTTCACCGAGGAGGACGAGGCCTGGATCAACCTGGACCCGAAGCTGCCTCGCTGGCTACCGGATGGCCGAGGAATTTTGCACGTGAGCGAGGCGGACGGCGCCCCCTCGTTGCAGCTGCGTTCCCCCACCGGCGCGCTGGAGGCCACGGTGGTTCCCCCGGACGCGGGTTTTTTGTCGTTGGTGGCTGTGCAAGCCGCTACAAACACCGCGCTCGTGCTGCTCGGCGACCATCTGTACAGCCACGTCGCCCGCGTCTCCCTCGCGCCTCAGGGCGCCTTTGCCCCAGCCCCACTCGGGGCCGCATCCGATCACCAGGGCGCGAGCGAGCGGGGCGACGTCACGTGGGTGGTCACCGGGGGGCCCGTCGAGGCGCCTTTGTTGGTGGAAAACCGGGTGTCGAGCACCCGCTGGCCCACGGTGCGTCTCATCGATGGGGACGGCCGCCGGCTGGGTGAGCTCCCTGCGTGCGCGGAGGTGCCGCCCTTTTCCGTGAATCTCGAGCTTACGAGCGTTGGCGCGGAGGGCTTTGCCGCGGCGCTGATCCGGCCGCGCCACGCCGTGGCCGGCCAAAAACTCCCCGTCATCGTTCACGTGTACGGCGGTCCCCACGCGCTCATGGTGAGGGCCGACCAAAGGCACTACGTCTTCGATCAATGGTTGGCCGATCGGGGTGCCATCGTGGTGGCGATCGACAACCGCGGCACCCCGCGCCGGGGGCGCGCCTGGGAGCGTGCCGTCAAGGGGGCGTTCGGCCAGGTGCCCCTGGGCGATCAGGTGGCCGGCCTCTGGGCCCTCGGGGCGGCGTTTCCCGAGCTCGACCTGTCCCGCGTGGGAATCTACGGCTGGTCGTTCGGCGGCACGCTCGCGGCACAAGCCGTGCTCTGTCGACCCGACGTCTACAAGGTCGCCGTGGCAGGGGCTCCGGTCGTGGACTGGCACGACTACGACACCCACTACACCGAACGCTACCTCGACCTTCCTGCCCGCGCCCCCTCAGTTTATGCGTCGGCCAGTCTGTTGCCCCTTGCCCCAAGGCTCCAGCGGCCGCTTCTGCTGGTGCACGGGACCGCTGACGACAACGTCTATTTTTTTCACGGGCTCAAGCTGGCCGACGCTCTGTTCCGGAGCGGCCGCAGGTTCGACTTTTTGCCGCTGCCTGGAACGACGCATCAGATAGGAGATCCCGAGGTGCGTGAACGTCTGTGGGCCCGCATCGGGGACTATCTGTTCGAACACCTGTGACGAGCTCGGCTTCGTCGGCCACGCTTTCCTCACGGCCACCCCGCGCGGCTCGGCATTCACGACCGGGGGTCGTAGGCCTGCCGCGGAATTGTTTTCACGCGGCGGGCGAGTTCCGGTATTTTCCCCCCTCCCTCACGATGTCTGGATCCTCTCGCTTCGAACGTCTCAAAAACCTCCCCCCTTACGTGCTGGCTCGCGTCGACGAGCTCAAAACGCGGCTGCGCGCCGAGGGGCGTGAAATCTATGATTTCGGTCTCGGCAACCCCGACGGGGACAGTCCGAAGGCCGTCGTGGCCCGCCTTCAGGCCGAGCTGGGCCGCACGGGCTTTCAGCGCTACATGCCGTCCAAGGGGCTGCCAGAGGTGCGGCAGGCCATCTGTACCTGGTACCAGCGCCGGTACGGCCAGACGTTCAACCCCGATACCGAAGCGGTGATCACGATCGGGTCCAAAGAGGGCATCGGACATTTGCTCTTGGCCATCGTGGCGCCGGGCGACTGCGTGCTCAGCCCCGATCCCGGCTACCCCATCCACCGCTTCGGCGTGCTCATCGCGGGCGGAGAGCCGGTGCCGGTGCGTGTGGCTCCTGGCCTCGACCACTACGCTGAAATCGAAGCGGCGCTCGCGCGGGCGCCTCGCAAGCCGAAAGGCTTGATCGTGAACTTCCCTCACAACCCCACGACCGCCGTGGCCGACCTCGACTTCTACCGGCGGGTGGTCGCCCTGGCGAAGCGGGAATCTCTGTGGGTGATCTCCGACCTGGCTTACGCCGATCTCACCTTCGAGGGCCGCCAGACCCCCAGCATCTTCGAGGTGGAGGGCTCACGCGACGTGGCGATCGAGTTCTTCACGGTCTCGAAGAGCTACAACATGCCGGGTTGGCGGGTGGGCTTCGCCGTAGGCAACCCGGAGCTGGTGGGCAGTGTCACCACGATGAAGGGGTACATGGACTACGGGATCTTCGCGCCGAACCAGCTCGCGGCGGCCACGGCCCTTTTGGACTGCGAAGAAGACGTTGCCCGCATCCGCGCCCTTTACCGCCACCGGTCCGAGGTGCTCGTCAGAGGCCTCACCGCCGCAGGTTGGCCCGCCTCCGCACCTCAGGCCACGATGTTCGTCTGGGCCCGCATCCCGGACCGTTTCGCCCCAGAGGGCGCCGTGGCGTTCGCCGCGAGGCTGCTCGAGGAGGCCGGTGTGGCCGTGGCTCCGGGCGTGGGCTTCGGGCCCGGGGGCGAAGGGCACGTGCGCTTCTCCCTCATTGAAAGCGACGAGCGGGTCGAGGCAGCCTGCCAGGCGATCGGCCGGTTTTTGGCCAAGGTATGAGCTGACGCCTCCGGGACGTTGGCGCAATGCGCTTCCGCCGTGGCGCCCCTCGTCATCGGTCAATCGGCCCCCGACGGCGGAAGCTGTCAAAAAATCGCGCACTTTGCATGCCTTCGCCCCCAAGAACGGTTTGACAACAACTTTCACCACGAGTAGAAAACGCACCCCATGTCTTCTGCACCCGTGCATCATCGCAAAACCATCACGGCCGAACCGCTCGACCGTGATTGGTACGTGGCCGACCTCCAGGGCCTGACTCTCGGCCGGGCCGCCACCAAAATCGCCGCCGTGCTTCGTGGCAAGCACCGCGCCCGCTTCGTGCCCCACCAGGACGCGGGTGACTTCGTGGTCGTGCTGAACGCCGACAAGGTCAAGCTCACGGGCAACAAGTGGTCTGACAAGACCTACTACGACCACACCCTCTTCCCGGGCGGACTCAAGTCCTACTCCGCGCAACAGCTCAACGCCCGCCGCCCGACCGACTTGGTCAAGCGCGCCGTGTGGGGCATGTTGCCGAAAGGCCCTCTCGGCCGCCGGATCTATAAAAAGCTCAAGGTCTACGCGGGCACCGAACACCCGCACACGGCTCAACAGCCGAAGCCACTCGCCTTCTAAGCCCTTTCGGAGTTCACGCACGATGCCTGACAAGCAGACCAATTACTACGCCACCGGTCGCCGCAAAGAAGCGGTCGCCCGTGTTTGGCTTCAGCCCGGCGAAGGCAAGTTCGCCATCAACAGCCGGACGCTCGAGGATTACTTCGGACGGGAAACCTCGCGCATGGTGTTCCGCCAGGCTTTGGAACTGACCGACCTGGCTGGGCAGATCGACGTGTTCTGCTCGGTCAAGGGCGGTGGTCTTTCCGGTCAGGCCGAGGCGATCCGTCACGGCATCTCCCGCGCGCTGACGCGCTACAACCCCGAGTTCCGGGGTACCTTGAAGAAGGCCGGTTACTTGACCCGCGACGCACGCAAGAAAGAGCGTAAGAAGTACGGTCAGCCCGGCGCCCGCAAGCGCTTCCAGTTCTCCAAGCGCTAACCCGCGCCGAGACAGGAACGGAAACAGGCTCACCTTCGGGTGGGCCTTTTTTCATTGTGCGCGTGGCCGTTGCGCCTCGGTTGGCCGCTGGCGCGGCCCCTCGGACCCCGGTCGCGGAGTGCCAGCTCAGCCTTCGCCCACGGCGTACACGACCTTCGTGTGAGACGCGCGATCGTGGAGCGCTTGCCGGTTGTCGTCGAAAAGGGCCAAGAGAAAGCCCGCGATCCAGGGTACGACGAGAATGACGTTGGGGAGCAAGACGCGGCGGAGCAGAGGCTGGGTGGCCTCTTCCAGTACCGGGATCTTGTTGACGCCCACGATGGCCCCGATCTGGTCGGTGGCTGCCCCCAGGTCCACCATGTCGCTCGCCGCGCCCACCTGGAACGCGATCATGACCACAGCCATGATGGGGGCCCAGAACTCGACGGCAAAGCGCAGGATGAGCCGGGGCAAGGTGACGGCGCGGTCGGTGCCCTGAAGCCGCAAGCCCAGCATGCGCTTTCCCACCGTACGCTGCCACAGGCGGTGGCATACGAGGTAGTACGTGGCAAGCAGACCCAAGGCGGTAAGGCTGCCGGCGCTATCGCCCAGCTGGAGCGCACCGCTGATGAGCTCGCTCGTGCCCGCCACGAGGCCCAGATCTATGGCCAAGGCGGTGGCCCGTGCGGGAACGCCGCCGGCGACCACGGGCTTGGGACGTAGGGCCATGAGCCGCTCGAGAAGTTCCTCATAGGTGGCGGGGCGGCGAAAGGGATCGGCGTCCATCATTTCGCTCACGAGACGACGCAGGCGCCAGGGCGCCAAGTCTTCGGAGATGGGCGGCCGGGGCGCGCTCATGTGCTTGGCGAACAGATCCGTCATCGACTTGGCATCGAACGGTGGCTGCCCCGTGAGGATCTCGTAAAACGCCACGCCCAAAGAGTAGATGTCGCTCCGGTGGTCCGGCTTTCGACCGTCGATCCGCTCGGGTGCGGCGTACCGGGGCGTTCCGGCGAAGTGCTCCTCGGTGCTGCCGATGGGCGCGGCCAAGCCGAAGTCTGCCACCTTGATCTCGACTTTGCTCGATCGGTAGAGGCTGCCGTGGCTCATCAGGATGTTCGAAGGCTTGACGTCCCGGTGGGCGATGCCCCGAAGGTGGGCAGCGAAAAGGGCCCGTGCGGTTTGGATGATGCACTCGAGGGCCTCGACCCAGGGAATCGGACCGGTCTTCTTCATCCGGTCCTCGAGGGTCTGGCCGTTGACGAACTCCATCGCGAAGTAAGGAGCTCCGCGGTACCGACCGACGTAGTAGATCGCCACCACGTGTGGGTGCTGGATACGCGCCTGCGCCCGAGCCTCCATGATCATGCGATCGACGAGCTCGGGATAGTCGGCCAACTCCTCACGCATGACCTTGAGGGCCACGGGGCGCTCGAGGCTGAGATCGTGGGCCAAGTACACACGGCCCATGCCACCTTCGCCCAGGAGCCCGCGCACCTCGAAGTGATCGATGACGCTGCCGATCAGGGGATCGTCCCCCGGGGCCATCTCCCGGGCCACGGGAGGGCGGTCCACGGTGTACGCGGTTTGCGCTACGGACAACGGTGTGTCGGGCACGGTTGCGCCCAGGTCGTTACGAACCGTCCGTGGGCCACCCACGGCCACGGTTTCGTCCAACGCCTCCTGCTCGGACCACGGCACGCCGGCATCATACATTGATCGTGCCTTCGGTTAAACTGATGCGATGAGTGCTTCCCGCCGTCGAATCCTGGGAGCGCCGCCCAGTGATGGTGACGCGGTGGCGATGCCGGAGGCTCTCTCATCCTTCGGGCCGTTCCGGGGGCGTCTGGCACGGCGCCTGTTCATCGCCATGCTGGTGCCCGTGGTGGCTGGTGTCGCCCTGTATGCCGTGTTTGCGCAGCAGCGAGCCCATGCGCTTCTCGAAGACGAGCTCGGCCGCAGGCTTGCTGCCGCGGCGGTGGCCGTGGCCGTTCAGATCTTGCCCGAACAGGTGCAGGCGCTCCGAGAGGGTGACGAGGGCTCGCGCACGCACGCCAACGTCAGTCACAAGTTGGACCTGGCGCTGGCGCGCTTCGACCTACGACGGGTTCTGCTTCTCGGG encodes the following:
- a CDS encoding S9 family peptidase, with the translated sequence MSLPGSAEDASFLRAFAQTKGFLLGRPVHPVVAPDGQAVLFLRSEARSSRHDLFEYDVATGRTRLLCTAAQLQGGERPLSEAEKARRERQRITDTGLVSFALSPDARWVLLPLAGALYGVSRDSGETWSLLPADHPPVMDARFSPTGDALAFVCNHDLWRLPLTARGLPPVRLTTGGAPDHAFGLPEFVAQEEMHRFEGTWYSPQGDKLLVSLVDEREVERFVIADPAHPERAPHSFRYPRPGKANARVTLHILDAEGREPPVPVVWDHERFPYLARVSWHAAEAPPLLWVQSRDQREAALLLVDVASGRTHVAFTEEDEAWINLDPKLPRWLPDGRGILHVSEADGAPSLQLRSPTGALEATVVPPDAGFLSLVAVQAATNTALVLLGDHLYSHVARVSLAPQGAFAPAPLGAASDHQGASERGDVTWVVTGGPVEAPLLVENRVSSTRWPTVRLIDGDGRRLGELPACAEVPPFSVNLELTSVGAEGFAAALIRPRHAVAGQKLPVIVHVYGGPHALMVRADQRHYVFDQWLADRGAIVVAIDNRGTPRRGRAWERAVKGAFGQVPLGDQVAGLWALGAAFPELDLSRVGIYGWSFGGTLAAQAVLCRPDVYKVAVAGAPVVDWHDYDTHYTERYLDLPARAPSVYASASLLPLAPRLQRPLLLVHGTADDNVYFFHGLKLADALFRSGRRFDFLPLPGTTHQIGDPEVRERLWARIGDYLFEHL
- a CDS encoding aminotransferase class I/II-fold pyridoxal phosphate-dependent enzyme, which produces MSGSSRFERLKNLPPYVLARVDELKTRLRAEGREIYDFGLGNPDGDSPKAVVARLQAELGRTGFQRYMPSKGLPEVRQAICTWYQRRYGQTFNPDTEAVITIGSKEGIGHLLLAIVAPGDCVLSPDPGYPIHRFGVLIAGGEPVPVRVAPGLDHYAEIEAALARAPRKPKGLIVNFPHNPTTAVADLDFYRRVVALAKRESLWVISDLAYADLTFEGRQTPSIFEVEGSRDVAIEFFTVSKSYNMPGWRVGFAVGNPELVGSVTTMKGYMDYGIFAPNQLAAATALLDCEEDVARIRALYRHRSEVLVRGLTAAGWPASAPQATMFVWARIPDRFAPEGAVAFAARLLEEAGVAVAPGVGFGPGGEGHVRFSLIESDERVEAACQAIGRFLAKV
- the rplM gene encoding 50S ribosomal protein L13, with translation MSSAPVHHRKTITAEPLDRDWYVADLQGLTLGRAATKIAAVLRGKHRARFVPHQDAGDFVVVLNADKVKLTGNKWSDKTYYDHTLFPGGLKSYSAQQLNARRPTDLVKRAVWGMLPKGPLGRRIYKKLKVYAGTEHPHTAQQPKPLAF
- the rpsI gene encoding 30S ribosomal protein S9, producing the protein MPDKQTNYYATGRRKEAVARVWLQPGEGKFAINSRTLEDYFGRETSRMVFRQALELTDLAGQIDVFCSVKGGGLSGQAEAIRHGISRALTRYNPEFRGTLKKAGYLTRDARKKERKKYGQPGARKRFQFSKR
- a CDS encoding protein kinase produces the protein MPWSEQEALDETVAVGGPRTVRNDLGATVPDTPLSVAQTAYTVDRPPVAREMAPGDDPLIGSVIDHFEVRGLLGEGGMGRVYLAHDLSLERPVALKVMREELADYPELVDRMIMEARAQARIQHPHVVAIYYVGRYRGAPYFAMEFVNGQTLEDRMKKTGPIPWVEALECIIQTARALFAAHLRGIAHRDVKPSNILMSHGSLYRSSKVEIKVADFGLAAPIGSTEEHFAGTPRYAAPERIDGRKPDHRSDIYSLGVAFYEILTGQPPFDAKSMTDLFAKHMSAPRPPISEDLAPWRLRRLVSEMMDADPFRRPATYEELLERLMALRPKPVVAGGVPARATALAIDLGLVAGTSELISGALQLGDSAGSLTALGLLATYYLVCHRLWQRTVGKRMLGLRLQGTDRAVTLPRLILRFAVEFWAPIMAVVMIAFQVGAASDMVDLGAATDQIGAIVGVNKIPVLEEATQPLLRRVLLPNVILVVPWIAGFLLALFDDNRQALHDRASHTKVVYAVGEG